Genomic window (Muntiacus reevesi chromosome 6, mMunRee1.1, whole genome shotgun sequence):
CAGAGAAGTTGCTACCTTCTCCCAAATTGGTTACTCTTTCCTTCCTATTCCTGAAATCTTTTAGCATCCTTACACAGCTGTAacccttctctgcttctcttaggCCATATAACTGGAGAGGAGCCCAGCTGCTCATTACATAATTGTCTGATACCAAACACAGCCATTTCTGAATGTACACACAtttatcttgatttttatttcaaaaagactCTTCTTCCAGGGGGTGGGGAGACGGAATATAAGGTAAAACTTTTTTGAACATTTCGTATAGTTTATAAATAGGATTGAGATGTGCCAATTCATTTTGAGAACATGATAGGAGTTGAACTATTGACTTTAGTAAATACACAGCTTAAGAGAGATAAATCAGTTTAGCCAAATACGAGGTGTGGGGACAGCGGGgaggaaacacctggaataattCATGCTGGTGCAGGCATTTATGGGCATGACTGTCGCTGTCAGAGTGATAGCGATTACTGGCAGTGACAGTGTAAGAAAATTCTTGCAAACTCATATTTAGGACCTActaaagggttaaaaaaaattttttttttaatgtctcatttCTAAGGTGTTTTCCTAAGTTAGTTCTGATTCAAAATGTATCATCTTTGAACGGATccccaggagggaaaaaaaattactgaaaaggaaaataattgtctgtacactgaaaaattaGCCATACTCCTTTACAATTGCCTTGTACGTAGAAATCTGTTCCCCAAACGCTATAAATTGTGCCACTTAAGAGTAGAAACTGATGACTGTGGAAATGGCCCTTGAGGTGATCTGGAGTAGACCCAGCTGGAACAGTTGCTttgtaggaaggaaggaaatagtagGAAAAGGGAAAACTGACCTCTCAAGTTGCTATCACTCCCCTTCCCATTTTCTGTGTTGATAGTGGTTTGGTTTTTGACAGAGAAAGTAGAAATGTCCTCAAATGTAAAGTCCTCACTGCACACAGGCCAGTATGGCTCATTAGTTGGGGCCAACTTGGCTAGAAGAGACAGTAGACACTTCGGTTTTCTGGGAACTAGACACTTCAGACTCATCTGTCATGGGTTTTCCACACACCATCTCCATGATACAAGCTCGGAACTAGAGGGAAAGAGCAGAGATAGTCTCCTTGGCAGACGAGTACAGAGGAGGTAACATCAGGAAGCATGGGAGAAAAATGATCTTTGTATCCCCATAGCCTCACACAGTGCCTTATACGTGGGATCTCCTTGAGCAGTCTTGATTATGTCTTCTCAATCCTGAGAGCTGGCTATTCCGGGCTAACACTACTAACTCTTCCTGGATCTACAACAATAATCCCTACACATTCTGACTAACCCTGAGGCCTCACTGTTGGGAAACCTCACAAAGCACCCTGtcccaggaaagtgaaagtgaaagcactcagttgtgtctgaccctttgcaaccccatggactatacaggccatgaaattctttaggccagaattactggaatgggtagcctttcccttctccaggggatcttcccaacccagggatcaaacccaggtctcctgcattgcaggcggattctttctttaccagctgagccacaagaaacccaagaatactggagtgggtagccagaaGAGCACTGTCAAAAGTCACCCTGCAGTACCCCTGCCCACCCACCATTGCTAGAAAGTGCTCCCAACTAGGAAAGGACTGCCAGTTCTGTTAACATCCAGGAGCTTACTCATTAGTTTTTAATCCACTTCTGGAACTGAGGAaacaaaataattctcaaaagAGTTTTGCTCTATAAGACAGGAACCCTCCTTGATTTGTCTGAGTTTGGGTTATTAGCTTCAATTCAGGATTTGGGGTAGGCAAAGCAActaaacccacatgccacaactactgaagcccaggcctagaacccgtgctccacagcaagagacgTGACGtgaccgcagtgagaagccccctgctcaccacaactagagaaagcctgtgggcagcaacaaagacccagaacagccaaaaacaaattttttaaaaggagaacttTACCTGCTTATTCATGAAGCAGTAGATGATGGGATTGTAGACACAAGCACTCTTGGAGAAGAAGGCAGGGATGGTGACAAGCCGTAAGTCCACCCCATGGTTACGGTTGTTGACTATATACATGGCCAGGGCTGCGTAGGGAGTGTAACAGAGACAAAAGGATCCCACCATGACCACCACCATGTGGCTCACCTCCCGCTCAGCCTTCTGGGTCGAAGCTGACTCCTGCTGATGAGCCGCAACCTGGAAAGAGCACAGAAAACATCACTCCCTCTTCTCCCTGGCCCTGAAGCCCCAAGTCTCTGGACGATTTTCAACCAGGGGGCCATCTGCTCTAATTGTCTCTCTGCCATCCCACCTTCTGCCCTAGTTCCTCTGTTCCCCTTTCCTTGAGGAAGGCAAGACGGAGCCAGCTCTCTCTCCGGTCCATGACACTGGAAGGAATCTTCCATGCATCTCTCGAAACCTCTGAGCTGGGATGACTCCACCTCACTCTTCATCTCCATCTCCCTGTCCCTACTTCCTGCACTGCCTTTAGATACCCCTCACCCTGGCTGTGGACATTTCCGGGTGTTTTGTGTTCTAGAGCACATACCCACTCTTCCCTCTCATCTAGAGCCCTGTGACCCCTTCCTCCCTGACCCTCACAAAAGCCACTCACAGCTCTGAGGGCCCCCAGCAGCTGAGAGTAGGAGAAGCAGATGAGGGAGAGAGGTACAATGTAGCAGAAGATGAAGAGGAACCAGGTATAGTACTCGCTGTAATATTTGGTGCCCACGGTGTACCAGTCGGGACCACAGGAGCACTGCAGGCCCTCAGGGAGGAATCTGCAAGGGACCAAGCACTTGTTCACTGTGAGGCTCACAGCAAGAATTGGCAGAGTGGGAGCTGAGATTCCCGGCTTGTGTTCTCTGCTTAGAACCCAGAGTTACCTCCGGCAGAGGGTATCTTGTGTCCTCACCAGCCAACCTTTAGCAATTCCAACCACAGAGTAAACCTTAGCACTTGTCTCCCACAGCCCTTTCCCTCCTCTATTCCTCCAGCTCTTTAAAAATTAGAGGTCAACGACCATACCCAACTCTCTTCCCACCCGGACAACCTGAGCTTCTAGCTAAGTCAGCATAACTGCCCTGCACTCTCACCGGCTCCAGCCAaagaagggtgggatggagacACCAACACCGATGATCCAGGTGGCCACGACCACAATCAGGGCATGCTTGGAGCTGAAGCGGAAGTTGCCGAAGGGTTTACAGATGATGATGTAGCGCTCAAAGGCCAAGAAGGCCAGTGACCAGCCTATCACCAGACCTGTGATGAAATGGGAGGATAATAGGGTAaacagctccactcatcctggcaGGCAGAGTGGAATACAGGCGGTGTGGAGAAAGCACAGACAGGAAGGGTTGGACTGGTGAGTGAAGCAGAGTTTGGGACTCGCTCAGACCTCTGGGTGGCTCTCTACCTCAGCATTCAAAAGAACACCAAACTTCCACCCCCTGGACTCCGCTTTAGGGGTCCACTCTAACCCAACAGCCTGGCCCCTGGCCCCCATCCTGAAGCAGGGTCCTTCCGGTCCCTCCAGCTCCCTTCGACGGCAGTACCTGCTGCACAGCCCAGGAAGGCCTCCAGGGCACAAACATGGCGGCCGAAGACGAAGTACCCGTAACAACTGTTGATGAAGACGATGAAGACAGAGAAGATGCAGTAGATGAAGCCCCCCAGGGACACGTTGACCAGAATATAGTTGAGCGGCTGCCGCAACTTTCTGTAGCGCAGCGTGGCCACCAGCACCGTGGCATTGAGTGGTGTCCCTGCAAAGAAGACAAAGCCCATGAAGGCTGCCTGGAGGTGGAAGGCCCAGACAGGGGCAAGGTGGTACTGAGGTCCACCCCACGGCCCCACCAAGGAGATGTTCTTGAACAGAAAAAACTCCTCCTCCTCTGACATCTTGCTCATGGGATGTCCCCCACCCCCTCTGATTCCTCTTATAGATCAtcctcccccacctctcctcccccaccctgccaAAGACCCTCTCCTTCAAAGCCACTTTGGGGCTCCCTGAAAGATCAGTACTGATCCTAAGCCTCCTAAGGACAAAGTTTGAGATTAGAGACCCCAAACCCCCACCTAAACCTTTTGTGGCTTCAAAGCCGATTGTGTGTTCTTCAGAGGATAAAAGATTGGGCTCACAGAATCCAGATATGCGATGCTGCGGGCTGGAATGAATAAGAGTGGACTCACTAGGGAGATGCTGACCCATATTTAATGAAGACCCTTCCACCACTCTTTTTCCCTTTGAGTGGAACTGTTGAAGGCAAGCCTCTTCGTTTGGCTTCAGGCACTACTACATCCCTGTAGGTGTATGCACGCCATCTGCCCCATTGTGGAAGGTGCCCCCTAAGTCTCCCTCTCCAGGGGTCTTGGGCTCAGCCAGCCTCAGGCTGCAGGAAGGGGTAGGGGGTGGAGAGTGTTCTTAAACAGCCTTCATGGAACAGTCCAGGGGCAACTTGACAGTGCCCAGAGGTCTAAGGCATCCCAGGCTGCCAGTGTCTTCACGGCAAGTCTTCCCAGAGACGAAACCTTTCCTGCTCAGAACTCCCCCAGCCAGGTCCAGgttggtgtgctgtggttcctcTCATAACATGTTCACACCTGCCCCTGCCATTAACTCAGCAGTGCCTAAGCTGCCAGACTTCCTCCTGTCTGCCCATCCCAGACCTGCCCAGCTCTTAGTCTGATTTGCTGAGGAGCCCACCCCAGTGACCCCAGCTCCACTCTAAACTctgcttggggacttccctggtggtctactggttaagactccgcacttccactgcaaggggcatgggtttgatccctggttgggaaactaagatcctgtgtgcaACATGgagtggccaaaataaataaaatactttaagcTCTGCTTGCACTTATACTCAACACACTTCAGCCTTTATGAGTGTATCTTCTTCCAAACCTCAGTAGactatagatatatagataacaATGACTATAGATATACAgataagttaaaagtgaaaggatGGTCCAGTAACGGCAGTCATTTGGATCAGATGAATCCCATCATAGATAAAAGTTATAAACTCTggacaaaatgtgaaaaaaaaaaccctatttgaAAGCACTATAAAGTACCCTCAAAACAGGCGAAACTAAAGGGGACTCAACCCTTGAGTGAAAGGAACCACCTACCATCTACATTCAAATGGATTTTTCCTAAGGATAATCATCACCTAAAGGGCAAGGACCAGCTAGGACTCCTCAAGCAAAAAGTCCAGTCTTTATTGACTTTGAGAATCACGAGACAGAGCTTGGGACTCCAGAGCAGCTGGAAATTGAAGGTGAGTTTCTGGGAATGAAGGAAGCCATGAAAGGAGAAGCCTTCAAAGCTGCATATAAACTCCCCTCAAATCCTAAGATGACTGCTGAGCTATGCCTGAAGGAATCTCGAAGGAGCCCAGCAAAAGGCAAGAGCTGGAAGTCTGAAAGCTCAGCAGA
Coding sequences:
- the OPN1SW gene encoding short-wave-sensitive opsin 1 — its product is MSKMSEEEEFFLFKNISLVGPWGGPQYHLAPVWAFHLQAAFMGFVFFAGTPLNATVLVATLRYRKLRQPLNYILVNVSLGGFIYCIFSVFIVFINSCYGYFVFGRHVCALEAFLGCAAGLVIGWSLAFLAFERYIIICKPFGNFRFSSKHALIVVVATWIIGVGVSIPPFFGWSRFLPEGLQCSCGPDWYTVGTKYYSEYYTWFLFIFCYIVPLSLICFSYSQLLGALRAVAAHQQESASTQKAEREVSHMVVVMVGSFCLCYTPYAALAMYIVNNRNHGVDLRLVTIPAFFSKSACVYNPIIYCFMNKQFRACIMEMVCGKPMTDESEVSSSQKTEVSTVSSSQVGPN